A window of Exiguobacterium sp. FSL W8-0210 contains these coding sequences:
- a CDS encoding Na+/H+ antiporter subunit A, with the protein MSVMHGAILLPILISLFIPLLAKRLPNIHTGWFVLVVPVLLVSYFSRFLPGTMSGETFTARMPWIPSLGIDFVTYLDGLGLLFALLITGIGSLVVLYSIFYLDAKKESLGTFYVYLLMFMTAMLGVVLSDNMIVLYLFWELTSISSFLLIAYWYERERSRYGAQKSMLITVFGGLAMLGGIAILSTLSGSLSIRETYASLESIQGEPFFTVALVLFLLAAFTKSAQFPFHIWLPDAMEAPTPVSAYLHSATMVKAGLYLVARFSPIFADESLWFYLVSSVGIFTLFWGSLNAVKQHDLKGILAYSTISQLGLIMSLLGLGAAALHVDALDDGLYTIATVAAIFHLINHATFKGSLFMMAGIVDHETGTRDIRKLGGLAQLMPISMTIAMIGTLSMAGIPPFNGFLSKEMFLTGVLQVSGSDLFHLPSYGWIIPVLAVVGSIFTFVYSILIVRRTFFGKRQDDKLPKTPHEAPIGMLIPPLVLVSLVVIIGLFPNLLSDTLIRPAVEAILPQVVDAGGKIDVHISMWHGFNTELFLTLLIISAGVILYKTLPRWQSLYNRMPRAVSLNHQYDALLRRGEQTSTKIHDTVMTGYMRSYLVYIFGFIVILILTALYVFDAFRFAVDPISSIDAYEIILALVLVSSALSITFARSRLTSIILLGVTGYTVALFFVFFRAPDLALTQLVIETVSVALFLLVFYRLPEISRKEERIPFKLGNALISALVGLTVTLVALASLSQRSFTSIAKYYIDNVADLAAGGNMVNVILVDFRGFDTLFEIAVLALAGIGIYTMIKFRRTGGIDK; encoded by the coding sequence GTGTCCGTGATGCACGGGGCTATTTTACTGCCCATATTGATCAGTCTTTTCATTCCGCTTCTAGCGAAACGCCTTCCGAACATTCATACCGGTTGGTTTGTACTTGTCGTACCTGTACTGCTCGTTTCGTATTTCAGCCGCTTTCTCCCTGGTACGATGTCAGGTGAGACCTTTACGGCACGCATGCCGTGGATACCATCGCTCGGTATCGATTTCGTCACGTATCTTGACGGACTCGGCTTATTGTTCGCACTATTGATCACAGGAATCGGATCACTCGTAGTTCTTTATTCGATTTTTTATCTAGATGCGAAAAAAGAATCACTCGGAACATTTTATGTCTATCTGTTGATGTTCATGACCGCCATGCTTGGGGTCGTACTGTCAGATAACATGATCGTCCTCTATCTGTTCTGGGAATTAACGTCGATTTCGTCGTTCTTATTAATTGCCTACTGGTACGAGCGAGAACGTTCTCGTTATGGCGCTCAAAAATCGATGTTGATCACCGTCTTCGGTGGACTGGCGATGCTTGGAGGAATTGCGATTCTCTCTACACTCAGTGGATCGTTAAGTATTCGTGAGACCTATGCGTCACTTGAATCGATTCAAGGTGAACCTTTCTTTACGGTCGCCCTTGTTTTATTCTTGCTAGCTGCCTTCACGAAATCGGCTCAGTTTCCGTTCCACATCTGGTTACCGGATGCGATGGAAGCACCGACCCCTGTCAGTGCCTACTTGCACTCGGCAACGATGGTCAAGGCAGGGTTGTATCTTGTCGCTCGTTTCAGTCCGATTTTTGCGGATGAGTCGCTTTGGTTCTATCTCGTCTCATCTGTCGGAATATTCACCTTATTCTGGGGTTCACTCAATGCGGTGAAACAACATGATTTGAAAGGAATCCTTGCTTACTCCACGATTTCTCAGCTTGGATTAATCATGTCCTTACTTGGACTCGGAGCAGCCGCCTTGCACGTTGACGCGTTGGATGACGGATTATATACAATCGCGACAGTCGCTGCGATCTTCCACTTGATTAACCACGCGACGTTTAAAGGCAGTCTCTTCATGATGGCGGGAATCGTCGATCACGAAACTGGTACTCGTGATATTCGGAAGCTCGGTGGTCTTGCGCAACTCATGCCGATTTCGATGACGATCGCGATGATCGGAACCCTTTCGATGGCGGGGATTCCACCGTTCAACGGGTTCTTGAGTAAAGAGATGTTCTTGACAGGTGTTCTTCAAGTTTCAGGATCTGACTTGTTCCACTTACCGTCTTACGGTTGGATCATTCCTGTACTCGCCGTCGTCGGAAGTATCTTTACGTTCGTCTACAGTATCTTAATTGTTCGCAGAACGTTCTTCGGTAAGCGTCAAGACGATAAGTTGCCGAAAACACCACACGAGGCACCGATTGGCATGTTGATTCCACCTCTCGTCCTCGTCTCGCTCGTCGTCATCATCGGACTCTTCCCGAATCTATTATCGGATACGTTGATTCGACCGGCAGTCGAAGCGATCTTACCGCAAGTCGTTGATGCGGGTGGGAAGATTGATGTGCATATTTCAATGTGGCACGGATTCAATACTGAATTATTCCTGACACTCTTGATCATCAGTGCTGGCGTCATATTGTATAAAACACTGCCCCGCTGGCAATCACTCTATAACCGGATGCCTCGTGCTGTCTCCTTGAATCATCAATATGACGCTTTGTTACGGCGTGGTGAACAGACCTCGACAAAGATTCACGATACGGTCATGACCGGATACATGCGGTCATATCTCGTCTACATCTTCGGATTCATCGTCATCTTGATCTTGACGGCATTATACGTATTTGATGCCTTCCGCTTCGCGGTTGATCCAATCAGCTCGATTGACGCGTATGAGATCATCCTTGCACTCGTTCTCGTTTCGAGTGCCCTTTCGATCACCTTTGCGCGTTCACGACTGACATCGATCATCTTGCTCGGTGTGACAGGTTATACGGTCGCTCTATTCTTCGTCTTTTTCCGAGCGCCAGATCTCGCCTTGACACAACTCGTCATCGAGACCGTATCGGTCGCTCTATTCCTGCTCGTTTTCTATCGTTTACCGGAAATCAGTCGGAAAGAAGAACGCATTCCGTTCAAGCTCGGCAACGCCTTGATTTCAGCACTCGTCGGATTGACGGTGACACTCGTCGCTCTTGCTTCTCTAAGCCAACGATCGTTTACTTCAATCGCCAAGTATTACATCGATAATGTCGCTGATCTTGCCG
- a CDS encoding DUF1015 domain-containing protein: MPTFEPFAALRPDSKYAAEFAALPYDVYSREEARSEIRRHPLSFLRIDKAEATLPSLIAEDDPRVYQQAALAFEESQTNGILQLDADETYYIYQLSDGTHTQSGFVGCVAVSDYETNQIRKHEFTRPDKERDRVRHVEQLQAHTGPILLAHQTDAQLEAIVTTITAGDPLYDFTVDGVTHRIYKITDRNHLLTIGSQFARHDALYIADGHHRAAAAAIAASRTDQEEAQRFLGVSFPQDQLRILGYHRVVEDLYGQSVVDFLERLAHHFTITKGRAEQTKPHQIEMYLNRQWYTLSYDSERTGTKANLDVSILQEELLTPLLGIEDPRTDARIQFVGGHKGYAGLEQIVDSGHAAVAFHLHPTSIEDLMAVADAGEVMPPKSTWFEPKLRSGLLIHPFDS; encoded by the coding sequence ATGCCAACTTTCGAACCTTTTGCGGCGTTACGACCGGACTCAAAATATGCGGCAGAATTTGCCGCCTTACCGTATGATGTTTATTCGCGCGAAGAAGCACGTTCCGAGATCCGACGTCATCCGCTGTCTTTTTTACGGATTGATAAAGCAGAAGCTACTCTTCCGTCATTAATCGCTGAAGATGACCCACGCGTTTATCAGCAAGCAGCGCTTGCCTTCGAAGAGAGTCAAACAAACGGCATCTTACAGCTCGATGCAGACGAGACGTATTACATTTATCAATTGTCAGATGGAACACATACGCAATCCGGTTTCGTCGGATGTGTTGCCGTCAGTGATTATGAGACGAATCAAATTCGTAAACATGAGTTCACACGTCCTGATAAAGAGCGCGACCGTGTCCGACACGTCGAACAGTTACAAGCACATACGGGTCCGATTTTACTTGCGCATCAAACCGATGCACAACTCGAAGCAATCGTCACGACGATTACTGCTGGCGATCCCCTATATGATTTCACCGTCGATGGAGTGACGCATCGAATTTATAAAATCACCGATCGCAATCATCTATTGACGATCGGGAGCCAGTTCGCCCGTCACGATGCTCTCTATATCGCTGATGGTCATCATCGTGCTGCAGCAGCAGCCATCGCTGCCAGTCGGACGGACCAGGAGGAAGCACAACGTTTTCTTGGCGTCTCCTTCCCGCAGGATCAATTACGGATTCTCGGTTACCATCGGGTCGTTGAAGATTTGTACGGTCAATCCGTCGTTGATTTCCTTGAGCGATTAGCCCATCACTTTACGATCACAAAAGGACGTGCCGAACAAACGAAGCCTCACCAAATCGAGATGTATCTCAACCGGCAATGGTATACCCTTTCGTACGATTCTGAACGAACAGGGACGAAAGCGAATCTCGACGTCTCGATTTTACAAGAAGAGTTGTTGACACCGTTACTCGGTATCGAGGATCCACGGACGGACGCACGGATCCAGTTCGTCGGTGGTCATAAGGGGTATGCCGGCCTTGAGCAAATCGTGGACTCTGGACATGCCGCTGTCGCTTTTCACTTGCATCCGACTTCGATCGAAGATTTAATGGCTGTGGCTGATGCGGGAGAAGTGATGCCGCCGAAGTCGACTTGGTTCGAACCGAAGCTTCGGAGCGGTTTACTGATCCATCCGTTTGATTCATAA
- a CDS encoding YebC/PmpR family DNA-binding transcriptional regulator, producing MGRKWNNIKEKKASKDKNTSRIYAKFGREIYVAAKQGEPDPESNQALKVVLERAKTYNVPRAIVDRAIEKAKGGAEENYDVLRYEGFGPSGSMVIVETLTNNVNRTASDVRAAFGKNGGNMGVSGSVAYMFDATAIFAFEGKTADDVLELMMEADIDVRDILEEDESVIIYAEPEQFHAVQEALKAAGITEFSLAELVMLAQNEVALSEDDVAQFEKMIDALEDLEDVQQVYHNVEL from the coding sequence ATGGGTCGTAAATGGAACAACATCAAGGAAAAAAAAGCATCAAAAGACAAAAATACGAGTCGGATCTACGCAAAGTTCGGTCGTGAGATTTATGTAGCGGCTAAACAAGGCGAACCCGATCCAGAATCAAACCAAGCATTAAAGGTCGTTCTCGAACGAGCGAAAACATACAACGTGCCACGTGCCATCGTCGATCGGGCGATTGAAAAAGCAAAAGGTGGAGCGGAAGAAAACTACGACGTCTTGCGTTATGAAGGATTCGGTCCAAGCGGTTCAATGGTCATCGTCGAAACGTTGACGAACAACGTTAACCGGACGGCTTCTGACGTTCGTGCTGCATTCGGAAAAAATGGTGGAAACATGGGCGTGAGCGGATCCGTCGCTTATATGTTCGATGCGACGGCAATCTTTGCCTTTGAAGGTAAAACTGCAGATGACGTTCTCGAATTGATGATGGAAGCGGATATTGATGTGCGCGATATCCTCGAAGAAGACGAATCTGTCATCATCTACGCTGAGCCGGAACAATTCCATGCTGTACAAGAAGCGTTGAAAGCTGCAGGCATTACTGAGTTCTCACTTGCCGAACTGGTCATGCTCGCCCAAAACGAAGTCGCGTTGTCTGAAGACGACGTCGCACAATTCGAGAAAATGATCGATGCACTGGAAGATCTTGAGGATGTGCAACAGGTCTACCATAACGTAGAGTTATAA
- a CDS encoding glycoside hydrolase family 13 protein: protein MNQAGVVHRALSPFVYAYDQETVHVRLMTAKGDIEKVELIYGDPYEWEAEKEEDRDWNFDPEKEKSWKVKRTPMQHNGSDATYDYWFIAIRPERKRVRYGFEVHGDKIAVLTERGWYDEAPLDHPGYYFSVPYVHATDVFDTPDWVKDTVWYQIFPERFANGDTTNDPAGTKEWGSEAPAFQNFFGGDFQGVIDHVDHLQRLGVTGVYFCPVFEAPSNHKYDTLDYLKLDPAFGDEKTFRKMIDVLHENGIRVLLDAVFNHISEEHPAFQDVLEKGQDSKYANWFTIDSFPVDPSIPNYEVFAFERNMPKLNTAHPDVKDYLLHVGRYWVEEFGIDGWRLDVASEVDHAFWREFRKEVRAANGTCYIVGECWTDSQPWLLGDQFDAVMNYGLTESFLTCFATGETSVRDFSHAVIRNLNWHSQNVNEVMFNLIDSHDTPRALTRAKGNIDRMKLLFTTLLTFPGSPVIYYGDEIGMTGGQDPANRACMEWDETKQNRELFDHVAQLVALRKQHPVLANAGTYHFQRIDDTKQTFVVERRQGEQVYLLVVNVSEEAQSLSLEGTYESLLDTTTLSGTIQVEAVSALLLRHV, encoded by the coding sequence TTGAATCAGGCTGGAGTAGTTCATCGCGCATTATCACCGTTCGTTTATGCCTATGATCAAGAAACCGTCCATGTCCGACTTATGACGGCTAAAGGTGATATTGAAAAAGTTGAATTGATATATGGTGATCCGTATGAATGGGAAGCGGAAAAAGAAGAAGACCGAGATTGGAATTTTGATCCGGAGAAAGAAAAATCATGGAAAGTGAAACGGACGCCGATGCAACACAATGGAAGTGATGCGACGTATGACTATTGGTTCATTGCAATCCGTCCAGAACGGAAGCGGGTACGGTATGGGTTTGAGGTTCATGGCGATAAGATAGCCGTTTTAACCGAGCGTGGCTGGTATGACGAAGCACCACTCGATCATCCAGGCTATTATTTTTCTGTGCCATATGTTCATGCGACGGATGTCTTTGATACACCGGATTGGGTGAAGGATACGGTCTGGTATCAAATTTTCCCGGAACGATTTGCGAATGGCGACACGACGAATGATCCAGCGGGAACGAAGGAGTGGGGAAGTGAAGCACCGGCTTTTCAGAATTTCTTCGGTGGAGATTTTCAAGGGGTCATTGATCACGTCGATCATTTACAACGTCTCGGCGTCACGGGTGTCTACTTCTGCCCAGTCTTTGAGGCACCATCCAATCATAAATACGATACGCTTGATTACTTGAAGCTTGATCCTGCGTTCGGTGACGAGAAAACGTTCCGCAAGATGATCGATGTGCTACATGAGAACGGTATCCGCGTATTACTCGATGCCGTCTTTAATCATATTAGTGAAGAGCACCCAGCATTTCAAGATGTCTTAGAAAAGGGACAAGACTCAAAATACGCCAACTGGTTTACGATTGATTCCTTCCCGGTCGATCCATCGATTCCAAACTATGAAGTGTTTGCATTTGAACGAAACATGCCGAAGTTGAATACTGCCCATCCGGACGTCAAAGACTATTTGCTTCACGTCGGACGTTACTGGGTCGAGGAATTCGGAATTGACGGCTGGCGTCTGGATGTCGCTAGTGAAGTCGATCATGCGTTTTGGCGTGAGTTTAGAAAGGAAGTCCGGGCTGCGAACGGAACATGTTATATCGTCGGCGAATGCTGGACGGATTCGCAACCATGGCTCCTCGGCGATCAATTTGATGCCGTCATGAATTACGGTTTGACAGAGAGCTTTTTGACTTGTTTTGCGACGGGCGAGACGAGCGTTCGTGATTTCTCACATGCAGTCATCCGGAATTTAAACTGGCATTCTCAAAATGTCAACGAAGTCATGTTCAATTTGATTGACTCGCATGATACGCCGCGTGCTCTAACGCGTGCGAAAGGGAATATCGATCGAATGAAGTTACTCTTCACTACACTGTTGACGTTTCCGGGTTCACCCGTCATCTATTATGGCGATGAGATTGGAATGACTGGGGGGCAAGACCCGGCAAACCGTGCGTGTATGGAATGGGATGAGACGAAGCAGAACCGTGAGTTGTTCGATCACGTTGCACAGTTGGTTGCTCTTCGAAAACAGCATCCGGTTTTAGCAAATGCCGGAACGTATCATTTCCAAAGGATTGATGATACAAAACAGACATTTGTCGTCGAGCGACGTCAGGGCGAACAGGTTTACTTGCTCGTGGTCAATGTAAGTGAAGAGGCACAATCTCTTTCGCTTGAAGGAACGTATGAAAGTCTTTTAGACACAACGACGTTGTCGGGAACTATTCAAGTAGAAGCTGTGTCAGCTCTTCTTTTGCGACACGTATAA